In Nocardia sputorum, a single genomic region encodes these proteins:
- the rimI gene encoding ribosomal protein S18-alanine N-acetyltransferase has product MTIRIAPMVAADITRCVELEQLLFPEDDPWAAVAFQSELAGRHNRYITARDEDGRMVGYAGIALLGDAEHPEAEVHTIGVDPGRHRAGVGTLLLEALLAEADRRGGPVFLEVRTDNAPAIALYAKHGFHIIGLRKNYYHPSGADAYTMRRPALTSDDRWRTRDEVLS; this is encoded by the coding sequence GTGACGATCCGGATCGCACCCATGGTGGCGGCCGACATCACGCGCTGCGTGGAACTGGAGCAGTTGCTGTTCCCGGAGGACGACCCGTGGGCCGCCGTGGCATTCCAGTCCGAGCTGGCCGGTCGGCACAACCGGTACATCACCGCACGGGACGAGGACGGGCGAATGGTGGGCTACGCCGGTATCGCCCTGCTGGGTGACGCAGAACACCCCGAGGCGGAGGTGCACACCATCGGCGTCGATCCGGGCCGTCATCGCGCCGGCGTCGGCACCCTCCTGCTGGAGGCGTTGCTCGCCGAGGCGGACCGGCGCGGTGGACCGGTGTTCCTCGAGGTCCGCACCGACAACGCCCCGGCGATCGCGCTGTACGCCAAGCACGGCTTCCACATCATCGGATTGCGCAAGAACTACTACCACCCCAGCGGCGCGGACGCGTACACGATGCGCCGACCCGCGCTGACCAGCGACGACCGGTGGCGTACGCGGGACGAGGTGCTGTCGTGA
- a CDS encoding RskA family anti-sigma factor has translation MNERQIDLAHTVALGSIDDEDHQEVQELLDSEDPVLRAEFIQEVRDTKEALSALATATAAPPPPSLRARLLAAIAAEQPPVAS, from the coding sequence ATGAACGAACGCCAGATCGATCTCGCGCACACCGTCGCGCTCGGATCGATCGACGACGAAGACCATCAGGAAGTGCAGGAACTGCTCGACAGCGAGGACCCCGTGCTACGCGCGGAGTTCATCCAGGAAGTCAGAGACACGAAAGAAGCGCTTTCCGCTCTCGCCACAGCCACGGCGGCCCCTCCGCCGCCGTCGCTGCGTGCTCGCCTACTCGCGGCCATCGCCGCCGAACAGCCGCCGGTCGCCAGCTGA
- a CDS encoding Hsp70 family protein, producing the protein MRTSLGISAGAEVVCSALVSTAPNGMQSFDYRVVSADAAHSDLGDLVASSIELMTTQLPTTQPPREIIRPAGGRFAGGPRGFEPITGHPPTSVAVAYRTKEQAQIIRSATGKQRELRLIPEGTAALTYLRHTGLLDRYETVAIVDLGASGLSVTVADRADGSLLRSDRTATVSGKAIDELIYHHLVDLHFARRGTRPNRGMLTNRGRAAKEHLSIAPAVTIDHVAGRPLKLTRADFEELIADLLRDLARFVTAAFARAPRQPQAVAVIGGGANIPAVLDTLTAALDVPVFTVPDPEAVTAKGAALVADSAQPSVFPVGALGGDAPAGTVTKVFGTLAGAIVVVGLIVGYGVKTFAPTADDEVSPAGTTSSASQLPTATSVPSATAAATTPHGRTPDSTGSAPATTEHGAQSTTGWPSGTQATTPTQPTLRPDPNLPPIPFPELFGPMFGNPNATLGGSPAPQSSRTSPSAAPTATAPGTSPTQAPARSSLPLPLRGNSGSASNPGLLAPN; encoded by the coding sequence ATGCGAACGTCCCTCGGCATCTCGGCCGGGGCCGAGGTCGTGTGCTCGGCGTTGGTTTCCACCGCGCCGAACGGCATGCAGAGCTTCGACTACCGCGTCGTCTCGGCCGACGCGGCCCATTCCGATCTCGGTGACCTGGTGGCCTCCTCGATCGAGCTGATGACCACCCAGCTACCGACCACGCAGCCTCCGCGCGAGATCATCCGCCCGGCCGGTGGGCGTTTCGCGGGCGGGCCACGCGGCTTCGAGCCGATCACCGGGCACCCGCCCACCAGCGTCGCGGTCGCCTACCGCACCAAGGAGCAGGCGCAGATCATCCGCTCGGCCACCGGCAAACAGCGTGAGCTGCGGCTGATTCCGGAGGGCACCGCCGCGCTGACGTACCTGCGGCACACCGGCCTGCTGGACCGCTACGAGACGGTCGCCATCGTCGACCTCGGCGCCTCCGGGCTCAGCGTCACCGTCGCCGACCGGGCCGACGGCTCCCTGCTCCGTTCCGATCGCACCGCGACCGTCAGCGGCAAGGCGATCGACGAACTGATCTACCACCATCTGGTGGACCTGCACTTCGCCCGGCGCGGCACCCGCCCGAACCGCGGCATGCTCACCAACCGCGGCCGCGCGGCGAAGGAGCACCTGTCCATCGCGCCCGCGGTCACCATCGACCACGTCGCCGGGCGCCCGCTGAAACTGACCAGAGCCGATTTCGAAGAGTTGATCGCCGACCTGCTGCGCGACCTGGCGCGATTCGTCACGGCGGCGTTCGCCCGGGCGCCGCGCCAGCCGCAGGCGGTCGCGGTCATCGGCGGCGGCGCCAACATCCCCGCCGTGCTCGACACGCTCACCGCCGCGCTGGACGTCCCGGTGTTCACCGTGCCCGACCCCGAGGCGGTGACCGCGAAAGGCGCGGCCCTGGTGGCCGATTCGGCGCAGCCCTCGGTCTTCCCGGTGGGCGCGCTCGGCGGCGACGCGCCCGCGGGGACGGTCACCAAGGTGTTCGGCACCCTGGCCGGTGCGATCGTGGTGGTCGGACTGATCGTCGGTTACGGAGTCAAGACGTTCGCCCCCACCGCGGACGACGAAGTCTCCCCCGCCGGGACGACGAGCAGCGCCTCGCAACTGCCGACCGCGACGTCCGTACCGTCCGCCACCGCGGCGGCCACCACGCCGCACGGCCGCACGCCGGACAGCACCGGCAGCGCGCCGGCGACCACGGAACACGGGGCCCAGAGCACGACCGGCTGGCCGTCGGGCACGCAGGCGACCACGCCCACGCAGCCCACGCTGCGCCCGGATCCCAACCTTCCGCCCATCCCGTTCCCGGAGCTGTTCGGTCCGATGTTCGGGAACCCGAATGCGACACTGGGCGGTTCGCCCGCGCCGCAGTCGAGCCGGACATCGCCGTCCGCGGCGCCCACCGCCACGGCGCCGGGCACGAGTCCCACCCAGGCGCCCGCGCGATCGAGCCTGCCGCTTCCGCTGCGGGGCAATTCGGGATCCGCGTCGAATCCCGGACTGCTCGCACCGAACTGA
- a CDS encoding sigma-70 family RNA polymerase sigma factor, whose translation MDSAVTARAAESIELAALLHRCGRADQEAFAELYDRTCARVFGLVLRVLHDPGYAEETTQEVYLQIWRMASTFDPAKGSAVTWLMTLAHRRAVDRVRAEQAHTQREVAYGIRVLGNEFDEVTEEVERRFEQQAVLAGLATLTETQREAISLAYYGGRTYAEVATYLDVGLPTVKSRIRDGLTRLKKSLGVT comes from the coding sequence GTGGATTCTGCGGTTACGGCACGCGCAGCCGAAAGTATCGAGCTCGCCGCGCTTTTACATCGGTGCGGCCGAGCCGACCAGGAAGCATTCGCCGAACTGTACGACCGGACGTGTGCGCGCGTCTTCGGTCTCGTGTTGCGCGTCCTGCACGATCCGGGCTACGCGGAGGAGACCACGCAAGAGGTCTATCTGCAGATCTGGCGGATGGCCTCGACTTTCGATCCGGCGAAGGGTTCCGCGGTCACCTGGTTGATGACGCTCGCCCACCGGCGCGCGGTCGATCGGGTGCGCGCCGAGCAAGCCCACACCCAGCGCGAGGTCGCCTACGGCATCCGGGTGCTCGGCAACGAATTCGACGAGGTCACCGAGGAGGTCGAGCGCAGGTTCGAACAGCAGGCGGTCCTCGCCGGTCTCGCCACACTCACCGAAACCCAGCGAGAAGCCATCTCGCTCGCCTACTACGGTGGGCGCACTTATGCGGAGGTAGCCACCTACCTCGACGTAGGGTTGCCTACGGTTAAGTCCCGGATTCGGGACGGATTGACACGACTGAAGAAAAGTTTGGGGGTGACGTGA
- the groL gene encoding chaperonin GroEL (60 kDa chaperone family; promotes refolding of misfolded polypeptides especially under stressful conditions; forms two stacked rings of heptamers to form a barrel-shaped 14mer; ends can be capped by GroES; misfolded proteins enter the barrel where they are refolded when GroES binds) — translation MAKQIEFDEKARRALERGVDKLADAVKVTLGPRGRHVVLAKSFGGPTVTNDGVTIARDIELEDPFENLGAQLVKSVATKTNDVAGDGTTTATVLAQALVRAGLKNVAAGANPIAVGSGIAKAADAVSEALLALATPVSGEQAIAQVATVSSRDEEIGEMVGKALTTVGKDGVVTVEESSTLQTELVVTEGVQFDKGYLSPYFVTDPDSQQAVLEDVFVLLHREKISSLPDFLPLLEKIAESGKPVLIIAEDVEGEALSTLVVNAIRKTIKAVAVKAPFFGDRRKAFLDDLAVVTGGTVVNPDLGISLREAGLDALGKARRVVVTKDDTTIIDGAGSAADVEARVAQLRREIESTDSDWDREKLEERLAKLAGGVAVIKVGAATETALKERKYRVEDAVSAAKAAVEEGIVPGGGTVLVQAAGKLVELRDSLSGDEAVGVEVVRTALQAPLYWIATNAGLDGAVVVSKVAEGKDGFNAATLTYGDLLTDGVVDPVKVTRSAVVNAASVARMVLTTESAVVDKPAEEQNEHGHHGHAH, via the coding sequence ATGGCAAAGCAGATCGAGTTCGACGAGAAGGCTCGCCGGGCTCTGGAACGCGGCGTCGACAAGCTCGCCGACGCGGTGAAGGTCACTCTCGGCCCGCGCGGACGGCACGTCGTGCTGGCGAAGTCCTTCGGCGGTCCGACCGTCACCAACGACGGTGTGACCATCGCGCGCGACATCGAGCTCGAGGACCCGTTCGAGAACCTCGGCGCGCAGCTGGTCAAGAGCGTCGCCACCAAGACCAACGACGTCGCGGGCGACGGCACCACCACCGCCACCGTGCTGGCCCAGGCGCTGGTCCGCGCCGGACTGAAGAACGTTGCCGCCGGCGCCAATCCGATCGCGGTCGGCTCCGGCATCGCCAAGGCCGCGGACGCGGTCTCCGAGGCGCTGCTCGCGCTGGCCACCCCGGTCTCCGGTGAGCAGGCCATCGCGCAGGTCGCGACGGTGTCCTCGCGCGACGAGGAGATCGGCGAGATGGTCGGCAAGGCGCTGACCACCGTCGGCAAGGACGGCGTGGTCACCGTCGAGGAGTCCTCGACGTTGCAGACCGAGCTCGTCGTCACCGAGGGCGTGCAGTTCGACAAGGGTTACCTGTCGCCGTACTTCGTCACCGATCCCGACAGCCAGCAGGCCGTCCTGGAGGACGTGTTCGTCCTGCTGCACCGCGAGAAGATCAGCTCGCTGCCGGACTTCCTGCCGCTGCTGGAGAAGATCGCCGAGAGCGGCAAGCCCGTCCTGATCATCGCCGAGGACGTGGAGGGCGAGGCTCTGTCCACCCTGGTGGTCAACGCGATCCGCAAGACGATCAAGGCCGTCGCGGTCAAGGCGCCGTTCTTCGGCGACCGTCGCAAGGCGTTCCTGGACGACCTGGCCGTGGTCACCGGCGGCACCGTGGTGAACCCGGATCTCGGTATCTCCCTGCGGGAGGCGGGCTTGGACGCGCTCGGCAAGGCGCGTCGCGTCGTCGTCACCAAGGACGACACCACGATCATCGACGGCGCCGGTTCCGCGGCCGACGTGGAGGCGCGGGTCGCGCAGCTGCGTCGCGAGATCGAGTCCACCGATTCCGACTGGGATCGCGAGAAGCTGGAGGAGCGGCTGGCCAAGCTGGCCGGCGGTGTCGCGGTGATCAAGGTCGGCGCGGCCACCGAGACGGCGCTCAAGGAGCGCAAGTACCGCGTCGAAGACGCGGTGAGCGCCGCCAAGGCCGCCGTGGAAGAGGGCATCGTGCCCGGCGGCGGCACCGTGCTGGTGCAGGCCGCGGGCAAGCTCGTCGAGCTGCGTGACTCGCTGTCCGGTGACGAGGCTGTCGGCGTCGAGGTGGTCCGCACCGCGCTGCAAGCGCCGCTGTACTGGATCGCCACCAACGCGGGCCTGGACGGCGCGGTGGTGGTCAGCAAGGTGGCCGAGGGCAAGGACGGCTTCAACGCGGCCACCCTCACCTACGGTGACCTGCTCACCGACGGCGTCGTCGACCCGGTGAAGGTGACCCGTTCGGCCGTCGTGAACGCGGCGTCGGTCGCGCGCATGGTGCTCACCACCGAGAGCGCAGTGGTCGACAAGCCCGCCGAGGAGCAGAACGAGCACGGCCACCACGGCCACGCGCACTGA
- a CDS encoding anti-sigma-D factor RsdA — protein MARDGERGRGDWKARLGSRNSGPYAEASGDTGPVDIAAVRRDDALIDAIASDGPVHTDSAEEYQLATLLADWRAELLEAPMPAEPDLDAIVAAVNQEIGARQVRIGAHNGGRLRLVRPIMGAAAALALVIGGMTAFSYNAEPGDPLWRVKEVVFSEQAQTTVVQRAGDDLNEASTLVTQNPSQAKVRLERAKENAAQVSDPEKRADLMAEWERLLAELRKVNKELADQLEATVPKTTDPRATPGTSATTKPGSSTGSTIVQQPGEPTKPSTTVDATAPNGGGTSNNGGTPNGGTTNGNAPTTVPPVTTAPPVTTQPPATVEPTAPQEPPVTEVKPPPTGGPTGDTGNPTAPQQQPPTAPTQGNTGTNIQPPTFSVPVIPNPGSFVPPGR, from the coding sequence ATGGCTAGGGATGGCGAGCGCGGTCGGGGTGACTGGAAGGCGCGGCTTGGATCGCGGAACAGCGGTCCCTACGCCGAGGCGTCCGGTGACACCGGCCCGGTCGACATCGCCGCGGTACGCCGCGACGATGCTCTGATCGATGCCATCGCCAGCGATGGTCCGGTGCACACCGACAGCGCCGAGGAGTATCAGCTCGCGACGTTGCTCGCGGATTGGCGAGCGGAGTTGCTCGAGGCTCCGATGCCGGCCGAACCGGACCTGGATGCGATCGTGGCCGCGGTCAACCAGGAGATCGGCGCGCGGCAGGTTCGCATCGGGGCGCACAACGGCGGGCGGCTGCGGCTTGTCCGTCCGATCATGGGCGCCGCGGCCGCGCTTGCCCTGGTCATCGGCGGTATGACGGCGTTCTCGTACAACGCGGAACCGGGCGATCCGCTATGGCGGGTCAAGGAGGTCGTGTTCAGCGAGCAGGCCCAGACGACGGTGGTGCAGCGTGCGGGCGACGATCTGAACGAGGCGTCGACACTGGTCACGCAGAACCCGTCGCAGGCGAAGGTGCGCCTCGAGCGCGCCAAGGAGAACGCCGCGCAGGTCAGCGATCCGGAGAAGCGCGCCGACCTGATGGCCGAGTGGGAGCGGTTGCTCGCCGAGCTGCGCAAGGTGAACAAGGAGCTGGCCGACCAGCTCGAGGCGACGGTGCCCAAGACCACCGATCCGCGCGCGACCCCGGGCACCAGTGCGACCACGAAGCCCGGCTCGTCGACGGGCTCGACGATCGTGCAGCAGCCGGGTGAGCCGACGAAGCCGTCCACCACCGTTGATGCGACCGCTCCGAACGGAGGCGGAACATCGAACAACGGCGGGACTCCGAACGGCGGAACTACGAACGGCAATGCGCCGACCACGGTGCCGCCGGTGACCACGGCCCCGCCGGTGACCACCCAGCCGCCGGCGACGGTGGAACCGACGGCGCCGCAGGAACCGCCGGTCACGGAGGTCAAGCCGCCGCCAACGGGCGGACCCACGGGAGACACCGGTAATCCGACGGCGCCGCAGCAGCAGCCGCCCACCGCACCGACACAGGGCAACACCGGCACCAACATTCAGCCGCCGACCTTCAGCGTGCCGGTCATCCCCAACCCGGGCTCGTTCGTGCCACCCGGTCGCTGA
- the tsaD gene encoding tRNA (adenosine(37)-N6)-threonylcarbamoyltransferase complex transferase subunit TsaD, with translation MIIMGIESSCDETGVGIVRRHPDGTCELLADEVASSVEQHARFGGVVPEIASRAHLEAIVPAMRRALSAAGIARPDALAVTIGPGLAGALLVGVAAAKAYAAAWDVPFYALNHLGGHVAVDTLEHGPMPPCVALLVSGGHTHLLHVTDLSEPIVELGSTVDDAAGEAFDKVARLLGLGFPGGPALDAAAANGDPRAIAFPRGMTGPRDPRYDFSFSGLKTAVARYVEAAQRDGVAAEDLPIPDIAASFQESVADVLTMKAVRAAQDVGVGTLVLGGGATANSRIRSMAEERCAAAGLTLRVPKPRLCTDNGVMIAALGAHVIAGGAAASPLTVATDPGLPVSVSMVR, from the coding sequence GTGATCATCATGGGCATCGAAAGCTCCTGCGACGAGACCGGTGTCGGCATCGTCCGCAGGCACCCGGACGGCACCTGCGAACTGCTCGCCGACGAGGTCGCCTCCAGCGTCGAGCAGCACGCGCGCTTCGGCGGCGTCGTCCCCGAGATCGCCTCGCGCGCGCATCTGGAGGCGATCGTGCCCGCCATGCGCCGCGCGCTGTCGGCCGCGGGCATCGCGAGGCCGGACGCGCTGGCGGTCACCATCGGACCCGGCCTGGCCGGTGCGCTGCTGGTCGGCGTCGCCGCCGCGAAAGCCTATGCGGCGGCGTGGGATGTGCCCTTCTACGCGCTGAACCATCTCGGCGGGCATGTCGCGGTCGACACCCTCGAGCACGGGCCGATGCCGCCCTGCGTCGCACTCCTGGTGTCGGGGGGCCACACTCACCTGCTGCACGTCACGGATCTGTCCGAGCCGATCGTCGAGCTGGGCAGCACCGTCGACGACGCGGCGGGTGAGGCGTTCGACAAGGTGGCACGCCTGCTCGGGCTGGGTTTCCCCGGCGGTCCCGCGCTGGATGCCGCCGCGGCGAACGGCGATCCGCGCGCCATCGCCTTCCCCCGTGGCATGACCGGGCCGCGCGACCCGCGCTACGACTTCTCCTTCTCGGGCCTCAAGACGGCGGTGGCCCGCTACGTCGAAGCTGCCCAGCGCGACGGCGTCGCGGCGGAGGATCTGCCCATCCCCGATATCGCGGCCTCGTTCCAGGAGTCCGTCGCGGATGTGCTCACCATGAAAGCGGTGCGCGCGGCTCAGGACGTCGGCGTCGGCACGCTGGTGCTCGGGGGCGGCGCTACGGCCAACTCGCGAATCCGCTCGATGGCCGAGGAGCGTTGCGCGGCGGCCGGTTTGACCCTGCGGGTGCCCAAGCCCCGGTTGTGCACGGACAACGGCGTGATGATCGCCGCGCTCGGCGCGCATGTCATCGCCGGCGGCGCGGCTGCCTCCCCGCTGACGGTCGCCACCGACCCTGGTCTGCCGGTGTCGGTCAGCATGGTCCGCTGA
- a CDS encoding sigma-70 family RNA polymerase sigma factor codes for MTHTGEELDLAVAAAAQGDRSALAQVLEMIRPLVVRYCRARIGAAERGQLSADDVAQEVCLAVMTALPRYQDQGRPFMAFVYGIASHKVADAHRNAARNKAEAMAEVPDVISTDQGPEQRALESETSRQMNRLLATLPEKHREILILRLVMGLSAEETAVAVGSTAGAVRVAQHRALAKLKSQVARAGEMYG; via the coding sequence ATGACGCACACGGGCGAAGAGTTGGACCTCGCCGTCGCTGCCGCTGCGCAGGGCGACAGATCCGCTTTAGCTCAGGTACTGGAGATGATCCGCCCGCTGGTGGTGCGCTACTGCCGCGCGCGGATCGGAGCCGCGGAGCGTGGGCAGCTCTCCGCGGACGACGTTGCGCAGGAGGTTTGCCTGGCTGTGATGACAGCCTTGCCCAGGTATCAAGACCAGGGCAGGCCCTTCATGGCCTTTGTTTACGGAATCGCTTCGCACAAGGTCGCCGACGCACATCGCAACGCCGCCCGTAACAAGGCGGAGGCGATGGCCGAAGTACCAGATGTCATATCCACCGACCAGGGACCGGAACAACGAGCTCTCGAATCCGAGACGAGCAGGCAGATGAACCGTCTGCTCGCGACGCTTCCCGAGAAGCATCGAGAGATCTTGATCCTGCGCTTGGTCATGGGTTTGTCAGCGGAAGAAACCGCAGTCGCCGTGGGCAGTACGGCGGGTGCGGTACGGGTGGCCCAACACAGGGCACTCGCGAAACTCAAGTCACAAGTGGCGAGGGCAGGTGAAATGTATGGCTAG
- a CDS encoding DUF5319 domain-containing protein → MRDHLPPGLPPDPFAGDPSDPSAALDAIEPGEPLDPHERLAVEEDLADLAVYEALLAHRGIRGLVVSCEDCRQDHYHDWDMLRANLLQLLVDGTVRPHEPAYDPTPEAYVTWDYCRGYADASMNEAFHGDGFDGFDG, encoded by the coding sequence GTGCGTGACCATCTACCACCTGGCTTGCCGCCGGATCCGTTCGCCGGAGACCCCTCCGACCCGTCCGCCGCGCTCGACGCCATCGAGCCCGGCGAACCGCTGGATCCCCACGAGCGCCTTGCGGTCGAGGAGGATCTCGCCGACCTCGCGGTGTACGAGGCGCTGCTGGCCCACCGCGGTATCCGCGGACTCGTGGTCAGCTGCGAAGACTGCAGGCAGGACCACTACCACGACTGGGACATGTTGCGCGCCAACTTGCTGCAACTGCTGGTCGACGGCACGGTCCGCCCGCACGAGCCCGCCTACGACCCGACGCCGGAAGCGTATGTCACCTGGGACTACTGCCGGGGATACGCGGACGCCTCGATGAACGAGGCCTTCCACGGCGACGGGTTCGACGGATTCGACGGCTGA
- a CDS encoding WhiB family transcriptional regulator, which translates to MPMPTHLPGPNADVWDWQMRGSCRGQDSAVFFHPDGERGRARTAREMRAKEICRTCPVLMQCRAHALKVSEPYGIWGGMSETEREMHARRNRRRMAV; encoded by the coding sequence ATGCCCATGCCGACCCACCTCCCGGGACCCAACGCCGATGTCTGGGATTGGCAGATGCGAGGATCGTGCCGCGGGCAGGATTCCGCGGTGTTCTTCCACCCCGATGGCGAACGTGGCCGAGCCCGCACCGCGCGCGAGATGCGCGCCAAGGAGATCTGCCGCACCTGCCCGGTGCTCATGCAGTGCCGCGCCCACGCGCTGAAAGTCAGCGAGCCCTACGGTATCTGGGGCGGGATGTCGGAGACCGAGCGCGAGATGCACGCGCGGCGCAACCGCCGCCGCATGGCCGTCTGA
- the groES gene encoding co-chaperone GroES — protein MASVNIKPLEDKILVQANEAETTTASGLVIPDTAKEKPQEGTVVAVGPGRWDDEGEKRIPLDVQEGDTVIYSKYGGTEIKYQGEEYLILSARDVLAVVTK, from the coding sequence GTGGCGAGCGTGAACATCAAGCCGCTCGAGGACAAGATCCTCGTCCAGGCCAACGAGGCCGAGACGACGACGGCCTCCGGCCTGGTCATCCCCGACACGGCGAAGGAAAAGCCGCAAGAGGGCACCGTTGTCGCCGTCGGTCCCGGCCGGTGGGACGACGAGGGCGAGAAGCGCATCCCGCTGGATGTCCAGGAGGGTGACACCGTCATCTACAGCAAGTACGGCGGCACCGAGATCAAGTACCAGGGCGAGGAGTACCTCATCCTGTCGGCGCGCGACGTGCTGGCCGTCGTCACCAAGTAG
- the guaB gene encoding IMP dehydrogenase, whose translation MSNPVSGERIAVRPPTGGDDPNKIAMLGLTFDDVLLLPAASDLIPSSVETSSLLTREIRLRTPLVSSAMDTVTEARMAIAMARAGGMGVLHRNLSAADQASQVETVKRSEAGMVTDPVTCRPTDTLAEVDAMCARFRISGLPVVDETGALVGIITNRDMRFEVDQNRRVADVMTKAPLITAQEGVTAEAALGLLRRHKVEKLPIVDGNGRLRGLITVKDFVKTDQYPNATKDRDGRLLVGAAVGVGTDAWSRAMTLADAGVDVLVVDTAHGHQAQVLQMVTKVKAEVGDRIQVVGGNVATRAGAAALVEAGADAVKVGVGPGSICTTRVVAGVGAPQITAILEAVAACKPAGVPVIADGGIQFSGDIAKAIAAGASTVMLGSLLAGTAESPGELILVGGKQFKSYRGMGSLGAMQGRGQAKSFSKDRYFQDDVLAEDKLVPEGIEGRVPFRGPVNQVIHQLVGGLRAAMGYTGSQSIAHLQEAQFVQITAAGLKESHPHDITMTVEAPNYTGRG comes from the coding sequence ATGAGTAATCCCGTATCGGGCGAACGAATCGCAGTCCGCCCTCCTACGGGTGGCGACGATCCGAACAAGATCGCCATGCTCGGCCTCACATTCGATGATGTGCTGTTGCTGCCTGCCGCCTCGGATCTCATCCCCAGCTCCGTGGAGACCTCCAGTTTGCTGACCAGGGAGATCCGCCTGCGCACCCCGCTGGTCAGCTCGGCCATGGACACGGTGACCGAGGCGCGGATGGCGATCGCCATGGCCCGCGCGGGCGGCATGGGCGTGTTGCACCGCAACCTCTCGGCGGCGGACCAGGCCTCTCAGGTGGAGACGGTCAAGCGGTCCGAGGCCGGCATGGTCACCGACCCGGTGACCTGCCGTCCGACCGACACCCTCGCCGAGGTCGACGCCATGTGCGCCCGGTTCCGCATCTCCGGTCTTCCGGTGGTGGACGAGACCGGTGCGCTCGTGGGCATCATCACCAACCGCGACATGCGGTTCGAGGTGGACCAGAACCGTCGCGTCGCCGACGTGATGACCAAGGCCCCGCTGATCACCGCGCAGGAGGGTGTGACCGCCGAGGCCGCGCTCGGGCTGCTGCGCAGGCACAAGGTGGAGAAGCTGCCGATCGTCGACGGCAACGGGCGCCTGCGCGGCCTGATCACCGTCAAGGACTTCGTCAAGACCGATCAGTACCCCAACGCCACCAAGGACCGGGACGGCCGCCTGCTGGTCGGCGCCGCGGTCGGCGTCGGCACGGACGCCTGGTCGCGCGCCATGACGCTGGCCGACGCGGGCGTCGACGTGCTGGTGGTGGACACCGCGCACGGGCATCAGGCGCAGGTGCTGCAGATGGTCACCAAGGTCAAGGCCGAGGTCGGCGATCGGATCCAGGTGGTCGGCGGCAACGTCGCCACCCGCGCGGGTGCGGCCGCCCTGGTCGAAGCGGGGGCGGACGCGGTCAAGGTGGGTGTCGGTCCCGGCTCCATCTGCACCACCCGTGTCGTGGCGGGCGTCGGCGCGCCGCAGATCACCGCGATCCTGGAGGCGGTCGCCGCCTGCAAGCCCGCGGGCGTCCCGGTGATCGCCGACGGCGGCATCCAGTTCTCCGGCGACATCGCCAAGGCCATCGCCGCGGGCGCGTCCACCGTGATGCTCGGCTCGTTGCTCGCGGGCACCGCCGAGTCGCCGGGCGAGCTGATCCTGGTCGGCGGCAAGCAGTTCAAGAGCTACCGCGGCATGGGTTCGCTCGGCGCCATGCAGGGGCGCGGCCAGGCGAAGTCGTTCTCCAAGGACCGCTACTTCCAGGACGACGTGCTGGCCGAGGACAAGCTGGTCCCCGAGGGCATCGAGGGCCGGGTGCCGTTCCGCGGCCCGGTCAACCAGGTGATCCACCAGCTGGTCGGCGGTCTGCGCGCCGCGATGGGCTACACCGGTTCGCAGTCGATCGCGCATCTGCAGGAGGCCCAGTTCGTGCAGATCACCGCGGCGGGCCTCAAGGAGAGCCACCCGCACGACATCACGATGACCGTCGAGGCCCCTAACTACACCGGACGGGGTTAG